The following are encoded in a window of Trichocoleus desertorum ATA4-8-CV12 genomic DNA:
- a CDS encoding multidrug efflux SMR transporter: protein MSQSWIFLAFAIICELIATLCLKQTSGFVNSKYLLGSLIGYPAAFICFGFSLKGIEVSIAYAIWSAIGIVGTTVLGAVLFGESLSNFKIACICLIIFGVIGLNVAKR from the coding sequence ATGTCCCAAAGCTGGATATTTCTTGCATTTGCCATTATTTGCGAATTGATCGCGACTTTATGTTTAAAGCAAACGAGCGGTTTTGTTAATTCCAAATATCTTCTAGGTTCTCTGATTGGTTATCCAGCCGCTTTTATTTGTTTTGGCTTCTCCCTCAAGGGCATAGAAGTGAGTATCGCCTATGCCATTTGGTCTGCAATTGGGATTGTCGGCACCACTGTCCTAGGAGCTGTTTTGTTTGGCGAAAGCCTGAGTAATTTCAAGATTGCCTGTATATGCCTGATTATCTTTGGCGTCATTGGTCTGAACGTCGCCAAAAGATAG
- a CDS encoding PD40 domain-containing protein, translating into MGKLVVFKLGPGDFERGFPVTLQIGAEGDRPSTEITGFLPPNLTILEDYQHWQTAYLALGWQFNLRIEAPAGQVNRVSFTTICQDAAEALSANLNHWLSADSFRPVREKLLEKLSPADLIRLILQVEDLRLRRLPWHRWDFFERYPNAELALSAPGYERLERPAIARDKIRILAILGNRTGIDTEADRQLLTQLAPNAEVVFLVEPHRRELNQQLWDAQGWDILFFAGHSASQADGATGQIAINPNQRLGLGNLKHALQQAIAQGLQLAIFNSCDGLGLAHDLQALHIPQMIVMREPVPDLVAQEFLKAFLAAFTQGEPLYLAVRQAREQLQGLEDEFPCASWLPVICQNPAELPMSWQSRTQEFTQISESVSLTFIPPCPYRGLAAFQESDASFFFGREAFTNKLLHIAVTQPLIAIVGPSGSGKSSLVAAGLIPRLRVEGDWLICSLRPSQRPFLRLAEQLVALLEPDRSETEQLIAANQLAAALQQGTLTLPNVVEQILYRNPTAPRCLLLIDQFEELYTLCQLSAERQQFLDQLLALLPSGISCTLVLTLRADFLESALAYRPFANALSQFSPELIGPMSTADLEAAIAKPAALIQVKIADGLTVRILESISQAPGNLPLLEFALTLLWERQQQGELTHAAYDAIGGVNQALTVYAEQVYAKLAAVEQKQVQRLLTQLVRPGEGSADIRRLATRSEIGETNWPLVRRLADARLVVTNRSADGVETAEVVHEALIREWQRLRQWMEEVRTFRLWQERLRSLIRQWQVSDRDDGALLRGAPLLEAQLWLQEQGADLSPEEQAFIERSLAYQHQEQVERHRSRRRVIFGLSLGLLGSLVLGAIAALQWQRADLQTLNAQLSAQSFSSEALLASDKAFDALLEALRAGNQLQDQSGVTPTTRLRVASTLLQALYTVQERQRLEQHRDSVTSLSFSPNGQNLASASADQTILLWRLDGSLQTRISGHRDRVTAVQFSPDGQQIVSSSADQTVRLWQANGTPLQVLRGHTATITTTSFSPDGQVLASASSDGTIKLWHRNGTPLKTWTDRGVSIQHLSFSPQGQTLAAANSDGSIKIWRLNGTLQQTLKGHKGAVNMVRFSPNGQVLASASNDQTIRFWNLHGSPPQVLPGHHGAATAISFSPDGKRLASVGGDRTVKLWNLKGKLIQTLPGHSARIEAVSFSPDGQILASGSGDRTVKLWQVQRRALQTIGDRSSITSLSPHPSSHPSSQRPMIAAANRDGLIQLWQQDGQLLRQWRGHPASIYRIRFNPDGETLASASADGTVKLWRQDGTLLTTFVGHSDGVYDVDFSPDSQTLASASFDQTVRLWNSSGQLLHILWGHQDLALAVRFSPNGQTLASAGKDSTIRLWRSDGLLLKTLEGHNSSVLAISFSPNGQMLASASGDNLVKLWSVDGRLLNILRGHSNTVTNINFSADGQTLVSASADSTVKLWSLDGTLLKTLQGYNAGVSGATFGADNQQIISASNGKVVWWNLELNWLRQQGCDWVRDYLRTNPTVNARDRQLCPDSSPPAIGQLKSEIRKAIFWRRSDQ; encoded by the coding sequence TCTGATTCGGCTGATTTTGCAAGTTGAAGATCTGCGTCTGCGCCGCTTACCTTGGCATCGCTGGGACTTTTTTGAGCGCTACCCGAACGCCGAGCTAGCTCTCAGTGCGCCTGGATATGAACGATTAGAGCGTCCTGCGATCGCCAGAGACAAGATCCGAATTCTCGCAATTTTGGGCAATCGGACAGGGATCGACACAGAAGCCGATCGCCAACTCCTGACCCAACTCGCCCCCAATGCTGAAGTGGTCTTTTTGGTAGAACCCCACCGCCGGGAACTGAATCAACAACTTTGGGATGCCCAAGGCTGGGATATCCTCTTTTTTGCGGGACATAGCGCCAGTCAAGCGGATGGAGCCACAGGTCAAATCGCAATCAATCCTAATCAACGTTTGGGGTTAGGCAACCTGAAACATGCCCTCCAGCAGGCGATCGCGCAGGGATTGCAATTAGCCATCTTCAACTCTTGTGATGGATTGGGGTTAGCCCACGATCTACAGGCTTTGCATATCCCCCAGATGATCGTGATGCGAGAGCCTGTGCCCGATTTGGTGGCTCAGGAGTTCTTGAAAGCCTTTCTCGCGGCCTTCACTCAGGGAGAGCCGCTCTATCTAGCTGTGCGACAAGCTAGAGAACAGTTGCAGGGATTAGAAGATGAGTTTCCCTGTGCTAGTTGGCTCCCGGTTATTTGCCAAAATCCTGCTGAGCTACCGATGTCATGGCAATCAAGGACTCAGGAATTCACGCAAATTTCTGAGTCTGTTTCCCTAACTTTCATCCCACCTTGTCCTTATCGTGGTTTGGCAGCCTTTCAAGAGTCAGACGCATCGTTTTTCTTTGGGCGAGAAGCCTTTACCAATAAGTTGCTGCACATTGCCGTCACTCAACCACTGATCGCGATCGTTGGGCCTTCTGGTAGTGGTAAATCTTCGCTGGTGGCAGCAGGGCTAATTCCCCGTCTACGAGTGGAGGGAGATTGGCTGATTTGTAGCTTACGCCCCAGCCAACGGCCTTTCCTCCGCTTGGCGGAGCAGTTGGTAGCCCTGCTAGAGCCAGACCGTAGCGAGACAGAACAATTAATTGCGGCCAATCAACTCGCTGCTGCCCTGCAACAAGGAACGCTGACTCTGCCCAATGTTGTGGAGCAAATCCTTTACAGAAACCCAACCGCGCCCCGATGCCTGCTGTTGATAGATCAATTTGAGGAACTCTATACCCTTTGCCAACTGAGCGCTGAACGCCAGCAATTTCTCGATCAGCTCTTGGCCCTGCTGCCTTCCGGAATTTCCTGCACACTGGTTTTGACCCTGCGTGCAGACTTTTTGGAATCCGCTTTAGCTTACCGCCCTTTTGCCAATGCCTTGAGTCAGTTTAGCCCAGAGCTAATTGGCCCCATGAGTACCGCCGATTTGGAAGCCGCGATCGCCAAACCCGCTGCCTTGATACAAGTCAAAATTGCCGATGGCCTGACTGTGCGGATTTTGGAGAGCATTAGTCAAGCTCCGGGAAACCTGCCCCTCCTAGAGTTTGCACTGACTCTACTCTGGGAGCGACAGCAACAAGGCGAGTTAACTCACGCTGCCTATGATGCGATCGGCGGAGTCAATCAAGCACTAACTGTTTATGCTGAGCAGGTTTATGCAAAGCTGGCTGCGGTTGAGCAAAAGCAGGTGCAACGCTTGTTGACGCAGTTAGTACGCCCTGGAGAAGGCAGCGCCGATATTCGCCGCTTAGCCACCCGCAGTGAGATTGGCGAAACTAACTGGCCCCTGGTCAGGCGCTTGGCTGATGCTCGATTGGTGGTGACGAATCGCAGCGCCGATGGTGTAGAAACCGCAGAAGTGGTGCATGAGGCGTTGATTCGTGAGTGGCAACGGTTGCGGCAGTGGATGGAAGAGGTGCGGACGTTTCGGCTGTGGCAAGAGCGACTGCGATCGCTAATTCGGCAATGGCAAGTCAGCGATCGCGATGATGGAGCCTTACTGCGAGGCGCTCCTTTGCTAGAAGCACAACTCTGGCTACAAGAGCAGGGAGCGGATTTGAGTCCAGAAGAGCAAGCCTTTATTGAGCGCAGTTTAGCTTACCAACACCAAGAACAGGTGGAGCGTCACCGGAGCCGCCGCCGAGTAATTTTTGGTCTCAGTTTGGGATTATTAGGGTCATTGGTTTTGGGAGCGATCGCAGCCTTGCAATGGCAACGAGCAGACCTGCAAACGCTCAATGCTCAACTCAGTGCTCAAAGCTTTTCCTCAGAAGCCCTACTAGCCTCTGACAAAGCGTTCGATGCCTTATTGGAAGCCCTCCGCGCTGGCAACCAACTGCAAGACCAGTCAGGAGTAACCCCGACCACGCGGCTGCGAGTTGCCTCGACGCTGCTACAGGCTCTCTATACGGTGCAAGAGCGCCAACGACTCGAACAGCATCGAGATTCGGTCACCAGCCTCAGCTTTAGTCCCAATGGGCAAAACCTGGCCTCAGCGAGTGCAGACCAAACCATTTTGCTGTGGCGGTTGGATGGCAGCTTGCAAACCCGGATCTCCGGTCATCGCGATCGCGTCACAGCGGTACAATTTAGCCCAGATGGACAACAGATCGTATCGAGTAGTGCCGATCAAACGGTGCGGCTCTGGCAAGCTAATGGCACACCTCTCCAAGTTCTCCGAGGCCATACGGCAACTATAACCACCACCAGTTTTAGCCCCGATGGTCAAGTCCTCGCCTCAGCCAGTAGCGACGGCACCATCAAACTGTGGCACCGCAATGGTACGCCCCTCAAAACTTGGACTGATCGAGGTGTCAGCATCCAGCATCTCAGCTTTAGTCCTCAGGGGCAGACGCTAGCCGCTGCTAATAGTGACGGCAGCATCAAAATATGGCGGCTCAACGGCACGCTGCAACAAACTCTTAAAGGTCACAAAGGGGCAGTGAACATGGTGCGCTTTAGCCCCAATGGCCAAGTGCTGGCTTCCGCAAGTAACGACCAAACAATTCGCTTCTGGAACCTGCATGGATCGCCCCCTCAGGTTTTGCCAGGGCATCACGGCGCAGCGACAGCCATCAGTTTTAGCCCGGATGGTAAAAGGTTAGCCTCTGTCGGCGGCGATCGCACCGTCAAACTCTGGAATTTAAAGGGCAAACTAATCCAAACCTTGCCTGGGCATAGCGCTCGGATTGAAGCGGTTAGCTTTAGTCCAGATGGACAAATACTTGCTTCTGGAAGCGGCGATCGCACCGTCAAACTCTGGCAAGTTCAGCGCCGAGCCTTACAAACCATTGGCGATCGCAGTAGTATCACTAGCCTCAGTCCCCATCCAAGTTCCCATCCAAGTTCCCAGAGACCCATGATTGCCGCAGCCAACCGAGATGGTCTCATCCAACTCTGGCAACAAGACGGCCAGCTCCTACGCCAATGGCGAGGGCATCCAGCCTCGATTTATCGCATCCGCTTTAATCCCGATGGTGAAACCCTGGCTTCTGCGAGTGCCGATGGTACGGTGAAACTTTGGCGGCAGGACGGTACTTTACTGACCACCTTCGTCGGTCATAGCGATGGTGTTTATGATGTTGACTTCAGCCCCGATAGTCAAACTTTAGCCTCTGCCAGCTTCGACCAAACAGTACGGCTCTGGAATTCATCAGGCCAACTGCTACACATTCTCTGGGGCCATCAAGATTTAGCCTTAGCTGTCCGCTTTAGTCCGAATGGTCAAACGTTGGCTTCTGCGGGCAAAGACAGTACGATTCGTCTGTGGAGGAGCGATGGATTGCTGCTAAAAACCTTAGAAGGTCATAATTCCAGCGTTCTAGCAATTAGCTTTAGCCCCAATGGTCAAATGCTAGCATCCGCCAGTGGTGACAATCTCGTCAAACTATGGAGTGTGGATGGTAGATTGCTCAACATTTTACGGGGTCACAGTAATACCGTCACCAATATCAACTTTAGTGCCGATGGCCAAACATTAGTTTCTGCAAGTGCCGACAGCACAGTGAAACTCTGGAGTTTGGATGGCACCCTGCTAAAGACGCTTCAGGGATATAACGCAGGTGTCTCCGGAGCTACGTTTGGCGCGGATAATCAACAAATTATCTCCGCTAGCAATGGAAAAGTTGTGTGGTGGAATTTAGAGCTTAACTGGCTCAGGCAACAAGGATGTGACTGGGTTAGAGACTATCTACGCACTAACCCCACAGTAAATGCTCGCGATCGCCAACTGTGCCCAGATTCATCACCACCTGCCATCGGGCAACTCAAGTCAGAAATCAGAAAAGCTATCTTTTGGCGACGTTCAGACCAATGA